A DNA window from Vigna angularis cultivar LongXiaoDou No.4 chromosome 1, ASM1680809v1, whole genome shotgun sequence contains the following coding sequences:
- the LOC108325730 gene encoding bifunctional riboflavin biosynthesis protein RIBA 1, chloroplastic-like, which produces MAASMVTPKAVAFIVKHGTGIVCASMKEQDLERLQLPLMVTQKNNEEKLCTAFTVTVDAKQGTRTGVSAEDRATTILKLASRNSRPDDFSRPGHIFPLKYREGGVLKRPGHTEASVDLVVLAGLEPAAVLCEIVDDDGSMARLPKLRQMAKQENLKIISIADLIRYRMKREKLVECASAALVFTLWGPFKAYCYRSCLDGIEHIAMVKGEIGDGKEVLVRVHSECVIGDIFGATRCQCGNQLVVALKQIEAAGRGVLVYLRGHEGLGLDHILHDCHSEDDKYEELHVPVDSTEHRIGAQILRDLGVHTVCLMT; this is translated from the exons ATGGCAGCATCAATGGTAACACCAAAAGCAGTTGCATTTATTGTGAAGCATGGAACTGGGATAGTGTGTGCGAGCATGAAAGAACAAGACTTGGAGAGGTTGCAACTCCCATTGATGGTGACGCAGAAGAATAATGAAGAAAAACTCTGCACCGCATTCACAGTGACAGTG GATGCAAAGCAAGGCACTAGAACAGGAGTGTCTGCTGAAGATAGAGCAACAACAATCTTGAAACTTGCATCAAGAAATTCGAGGCCTGATGATTTCAGTCGGCCAGGTCATATATTTCCTCTGAAGTACAGGGAAGGAGGGGTTCTAAAGAGACCTGGGCACACGGAAGCTTCAGTTGATCTTGTTGTGTTGGCTGGCTTGGAACCTGCTGCAGTTTTATGTGAGATAGTAGATGATGATGGTTCAATGGCCCGGTTACCAAAGCTTCGACAAATGGCAAAGCAAGAAAACCTGAAAATCATTTCCATTGCTGATTTAATAAG ATACAGAATGAAGAGGGAGAAGTTGGTAGAGTGTGCTTCAGCTGCACTGGTATTCACCCTGTGGGGACCTTTCAAAGCTTATTGCTATCGGTCATGTCTCGATGGGATTGAACATATAGCGATGGTCAAA GGTGAGATAGGTGATGGGAAGGAGGTACTTGTTAGAGTACATTCAGAATGTGTGATTGGTGACATTTTTGGGGCCACAAGGTGTCAATGTGGAAACCAGTTAGTGGTTGCATTGAAGCAAATAGAAGCAGCAGGTAGGGGTGTCTTGGTGTATCTTCGAGGACACGAAGGTCTTGGCTTAGACCACATTTTACATGATTGTCACTCTGAAGATGACAAGTACGAGGAATTGCATGTACCTGTTGATTCTACTGAGCACCGTATTGGAGCACAG